In Hippoglossus hippoglossus isolate fHipHip1 chromosome 11, fHipHip1.pri, whole genome shotgun sequence, the sequence TGTACGTGTGGTGTAAAGACTAGTAAACGTCTAGCGTTGCAAAATCATTTTATGCAAGTCTACAGTAAGTGTAAAAATATTCTATTCTATGAAGTTGTTCTTATTTTTGCTGAGTGCAGTCGTGTTTTAGCAATAAGTGAGTGTTCCATACTGTGCAACGTATGGACTCGTGACTCTGAGCTCGTGTTCAGGCAAACGGATAATTAGTGAAACGATTGTCGTGTCCGTTTTCCTcggctctgtctgtgtgtagctgCAGTGACTATACGAACAATAGCTTATCTACGTGCCTTGTTGGAGATCTTAATGTACAAGTCTAATATAAGTGTTCAGAACAgatgtacacacatacacacacacatacatacacacacaaacaagatggCACACAAACGCCAAAGACTGACCATGGTCACTTTACGCGGCTCAGTGTTATGTTCGTCTAAATGTGATTCCACGTCCGTGTGAAGGTCGTAGCCTGAGCCACCGACTCGCACCATGTGACTTGTGTTATCTTCCATCTTCTGATGTAACTCTAGCTGTGCACAGTGTTTCTACTGCCACAGCACAAACGCTCTGTCATCAGTATTGAggtactgtgtgtttttaattatcaaTGAATGTCAAATAACTTTACTGGCATCATCAAACATGACGTTTACTCCAAATCTTACTTTGAAATCCTGGTTCTAGCTCTTTatacatgaaaatgtaatttgtccACCGACTACTAACTTATTATTTCTTAATTATATTCCttattttgatttttaaaaaagacccAATTTTCACATCAATCCATCTCCTTAAGATTTATCAACTTAAAGAGGTGGACGAACAACATCAGCAACAAACCATCACAACGACAATGCACACGAACAGACGTGACATCAGTGACGCACACTGCCACCTGTTATCTGGAATGATGACTTCTGTGTCATGGCCGTTTGATGCAAAGCAATAAAAGTGTAAACATGGTGACTTCCTGCTGAGTCTGAGTGAACTttcttcaccctcctcatcctcaatTCACTCTTATCGCATCATTTTTCACGTAAATGTCTAATTTCCTCAGTTTATACTCTATAtttaaagttagttttttaACTGTTGAATTCCCGCAACCAGAATCTTGGTCACAGTTATttgattattacatttaaaggatgtaaaaggaaaaaactagATTGGCTCATACCGctaccaaggtccaacagtcccattaAGATCTGTtgagctgcaccacatttcatacgctcacagatatcagttccctcaaaatgacagatttgtttttcatcaagagacatgaattattccctggaaagTTGGTGACAATGTAGAAAACCTTGCaaagtaaataagaaaatgaaaaaactaatcCAGGATTTGCCTCAAAAGTGTGTTCTCTCTTAGCCAATGTCcagaaatctgttctgtagtttttacttCATCATAGAAAAACTTGACCTCCTCGGCAGAGTTAACAAATCGTCTATATATATTCTTCTTGAAAAATCTCAAATATTCATCAGTATTGGTCACAATAATTCAGTTGAGCTTTAGTCAAAACTAAACGGCCCCTCAAGGATAAAAGAGGTAAATACTAGATCTGAATACAGATGCACAGTGATGTATAGGCTCTGTTCCCTTTATAAAAAGCCTGGGGTGTTTTTTATGTTGAGGACAATTGGGGGCAGCAGAGATCTGTTTTGTACACAACTGCTCAGCAGCACAACCGCATCACATCTCTGcatctgcagcctctgttcCACTTACACATTTCAGGTGGGAACTTTCTGTGCTTggattttcaaaaatgttcatTTCGAGAGGCTTTTAAGACCTTGACGTTACTTGAACAGTCATAACGTGGGAGTATACTGAGAATAATAAGAGAATAATGACTTGTATCTTTCTGTGACTCAGGATCTGTACTCTGATCGTGTTTTGATTTTTGCCTCAGAGAGACTCTGGAAGAAAAGATTGACACATGACATGACTGTAGGTTTAATAAACACgattattattttacagaacataagtaacagcagcagccattTCACAAACCAGAGGTTTGATGCTTTGTCCTACGTGGACTCTGCAACAGAAGGAAAATTTGACACGACCGCTCGACGCCGCTTAGAACCCGACCTTCCCGCCTGACGTTCTGTCAGCGGCGGAGGGTCGAttcctccgtctccctcttctctctcaggcTGTTTGAGAGGACGAACAGTGCATTGATTCACATCACTCTgttacacatcacacactgcacaacgtgttcagacacatttaggaaCTCTCAGGTCAAAATCACTCTTTATCACAAGTGCTACATGAATCAGGGTTTCCTGCTGCGGTTCAGCTTTTGCACTAATGTGGCCCAGAGAAAACAACCATCACGTAAAAAGAATCATTGCAATGCAAACAAAACTATTTCAACAAATATTGTAGCTTGAAGTTGTTAAACACAAGTAGTGTTGTGATTAGTTTTCTTTACAAACGTGCCTGCTGTCCCTAGTTTATAAATCACAGAGACATTGCTTTGGCAGACACTTAGTATTTTTCACTACGTTCACAAGGCCTCACTAGGAAACCTTTGTAGAAGTTGAACTAAGAAGTTCTTGTCATTTGACAGTTTCACATGTTGGTCTTTGTgcagacaaacaataaaaagtcatTATAAAGTAACTGGTTTTCTCCTTTTCAGGCTCAATCAGTCATTTGTGTTTCAGCTCAAAGTCTTAAACTCCAGAGTAAATTGTCGCACTGGGAAACTGTTAACACCTCATCGCAACAGCTTCCCTACTCGGGATATTTGTCCGCTCCAGTGGCTCTCGGCGCCCGTGTTTTCAGTTAGCAGCGTTTGGCGGCCCCTCGGGGATCAGGGACATGAAGAAGGTGACGATGAACGACCACGTGGAGGCCAGGAAGCCTGCGTGGGGGCCACTGTTCGGATCATCGGCTCCTTCCTCTCCGCTTTCCCCCTCATCGTCCGAGCTGTCATCCATTAGTCCTTCCTATACGGGATGAGGTCGTGATATGAACCAACGACGGTAACATGCAGTGTCTCTACCACAGGTTTAACATATTTGACTGAGATAACTTCAGCAATTTACCCTTCGAGTAaagttatttcaaaatgttttaggCATTTCAAATTTATCGAAATAAACTAGTTCTCTTTTTAGTCACTGATGAAGTTTCCCTGTAAACTAAAAACTGAgggttgtgtttattttttgagtctgaaaactgaaaaaagattTAAGTTGACTGCAACATCTCCTGAAATTGATTTCCACTTCTCTGAAATCATTTCCTGAACCTGGCACTTCGGTGAAAACCTTGTACCACAGATACAGATCCCCATCAGCCCCGGGGGTAATTATCTCAGTAAAGATGAGAGAAGCACTGACCATTTCTTGGAGATCGTGGTTTTGTAGCTCTCCCTCCATGTCGTCCTGATTGGCTCGGTCTCCAGGGAGCAGCAGTTCGTTCTCCAGGTTGAAAGGGAACCAGCCGGCCTGgtgcctgcacacacaccaacaccagAATGAAGCTCTCACAATGAAACATTCAACTATTGGggttttgattaaaaaaaaaaacgaattttAACATTGTCctccacccttccaccaagttttaaaggtaaaaaataGAAGCTGTACATGCAAAATCATGGTTTGCATACAAACGTAAAGTAAAAGGCTTGCTCACAGGTAAAGCACCAGCATGGCCATCATCACCATGACGAAGCGGCTGAAGGACGAGTAGAAGTAGACTATACTGAGTAAGATGGCAGCACGTAAGAATGTGTACACCCAGTCCAGCCAGTCCCAGTTCAGATCCTCCTCGTTCAGGATCTCCCCCCCCTGGGCGTTCATCTGGATCTCCGGGTTGCCACGGCGGTCGGCTTGCGGCCGCTGGCTCAGAGGGTCGGCCTGGTGGGACTGGGTGGGGGGCTGGTCGGGCCTCAGGTGCTGAGAggaggcggcggcagcggcTAGTAACTGACtggaaggagggggggaggggacaGGATGTGAGCTGAGCTGAGGATGTGTGGTTTGACCAATGTTATAAAACCATTCACCAAATATGAAGGAACTCACTAATGCATGTAGTATTGTCTGGCGTAGAGCTGCTGCCACCACATCAGTGTCATGGGGCTGTAATAGGACTGTGGAGGGTGTTGGTTCCagctggaggaagagacagacGGTTCACATTTGACAGTTTCACATGTTGGTCTTTGTgcagacaaacaataaaaagtcatTATAAAGTAACTGGTTTTCTCCTTTTCAGGCTCAATCAGTCATTTGTGTTTCAGCTCAAAGTCTTAAACTCCAGAGTAAATTGTCGCACTGGGAAACTGTTAACACCTCATCGCAACAGCTTCCCTACTCGGGATATTTGTCCGCTCCGGTGGCTCTCGGCGCCCGTGTTTTCAGTTAGCAGCGTTTGGCGGCCCCTCGGGGATCAGGGACATGAAGAAGGTGACGATGAACGCCATGATCCGCCGTGACCATGATCACAGGTACAAGATTTGACAGTTTGAAGCATTAACAGCCGGATGAATTCAGTCGGTACATGAAGTGGACGAACAAGTTTAAATTTTCTGAAAATCTACAtaactgatttccaccaaacttgatTGAAAGATGGGGCCTGAGAAGATACCATCACAGTTCAGTGTGGATTAAGGGAAAGATACagatttttcactttctatgttttatgacaaataaatgatttagGTTTTCAGACcagttatttttcttatttataattctactataagaactagacaatcatgtgtAGGCGGGGGAGTTGACTCTGCTCTGATTGAGTTTCTCCAGAATCTTACCTGTGCATAAACTGTGAATACATCTGGTGGGAAGGGAAGGGTCCATCGCTGCTCTCCCCTGTAGACGACTGGGGTTGTGGACCAGTGGGGGGGCTGTTTGAGTTCGTAAAGGGCTGTAACCAGACAGATAAGTTCTGAATATACCAAACACGTCACGGCTCAAAGATGAGCAAAACATCTCGAGTCCTCGTGGAGCTGGATGATGAAAGGAAGTGTGCTGATGATGAAATGAATGGAAAGgtgtgatgcatgtgtgtgtggctgaccCACCGTGGGACTGGCCGGGTTCTCCTGAGGCTTGTTACCGTGGCTTCGGGGGGGCTTTGGGGAGCTGGGAGGGGTCCGTGAGGCGCACACCAGATGGAGCATATGGTACTCGTCCTGCTGTAGAAACCAGTACAGCTCATTATCAGAGTCAAAATACTGCAGgttcaaagaaaacaagaataaaCTTTGGACTGTTGTGGGTGAACGCAGcatcaataaacaaacacagaaaacttaTATACCACATTGATTTTCTCAGTAAAATACAACCCAATCACAAGGACGTTTCAGTTATATAATTCTGTACATCTCAATAATACAAATGTTGCTGTGAGTTTTTGCCCTGAGGTGCGAAAGAAGCAGCAAATTAAATCAAAGCACAAAAATCAAAGCACAAAATAACTCTCTCTATGTCCCTGGTAATTTAGGTGATGTCTGTATCTGTccacacatgaaacacaaaccCCAGTTTTTAGTgtttacagacatttttaaaagttttattacattttggtttcaAACAATTTACGCGcctgttttcttgttgttgttttttgacaaGAAAACAGACTTTACCTTTGTACCCTGACCATCTAATGATTAAACAGGCCTGTAACTAGAGAGTGAACCTACCTTTCTGAGCACATCTTTTAAGGTGAAGTGATCCAAAAGCAGCTTCCCAGAATACACCAGCCTCTGGTCTTTGGAGCTCTGAAAACGTTCATGATAACGACAGCAGGGTCAGAGGAGGGGTTCTGTATCTTAGCAACAACGGCAGGAAACAAACTGCGTTTAGCTTCGTTTGTTTTTGACCTTTTAGAAGATTTTTAATATAACGTCGACTGAAAactaaaagaaaggaaaacgGCTAATTTGCAAATGTAGGTCACAACATCAGAAGGCGGAGACTTTGTGTGAGTAAGTAATGAGGATGAGCTCATCGTAACCTCAATTGGGATAAGTAGGTCTTAACAGTGGATTAAACTGGCGGTACAACAAGGTCAGAGTCTGTCCTCTTAAGACCTACATTCACTGCGTGCCGCCATTTGGGAATTGAAAGTGCCAATTTTAAAATCTTGGCCACTTGCAACTGAGAATGTATTATTCTGGGTTGAATATGGGTTGAATCAAAACAATAGTGCAGccttcacagagaaaacactgcagcgttTCGAGGGAGCagtttgtccctgtgtgtttaCAATGATTGCATCAGAACAAGTGGCAGAAAGGAAAAGGGATTAGAAGCACAAAGCAACAGGAATCTGAAAAGCTTCCTTTCACTGTGACGTCAGATCTGCAGATTCTGAGGCTCCTTCAGCTGCTGGGATTCAATATCTCTTCACAGAACAGATCAGGGTTAATGGTCTGGGTCACTTTTATGATTATTTAACACAGAAAGTTTCTCTCAAGGGGATCTCAGCAGAACGGAAACAGCAAAAAGTCCAACTGGGGATTGTTGGCTGTGTAAATGCTGGCTTCTTATTCTACACTGGTGAAATACACTCCTGTCACattggaaatgtaaatataatagaCCTGATCTTATCATTAACACTTTTTGAGTCTAAACGCTCAGATACACATGTGTCTGTGGGCTGGACTGTGAATACCTAATAACAGACGTTAACAGTATGCAGGGGACTGGGAACATGGTTTCCTGTCGCACTATACTGGCAAACTGcccagttcacacacacaaaaccaaacacaaagatgaaactttgtgtttgtttttttgtgattcaACACGTGTgagcactttgtactttgtgcTGAAAGGTGCtccataaataaattattattattattattattttcataaaaacttACTGGTTTACTAGggtgttattattatcataaataCTTACGGGTTTACTGgggtattattaatattattataagtaCTGGTTTACTTGGGTAGTATAAGTACTGGTTTACTTgggtagtagtagtagtataaatACTTACTGGTTTACTtgggtattattattattataaacactTACTGGTTTACTCTGGTAGTATTAGCAGTATAAATACTTACTGGTTTCCTCAGGTAGTATTAGCAGTATAAATACTTTCTGGTTTTCTTGGGTGGTATTAGTAGCCTAAATACTTACTGGTTTACTCGGGTAGTATTAGCAGTATAAATACTTAGTGGTTTACTTGggtagtagtattattattataaatacttACTGGTTTACTGGGGTACACATCTGACAGGTGAGCTTTCAGCTTCTCCACGGTCCAGTCCTGGAAGCAGTTGATGGTCTGGTCGTCGTAGTTCTGGTTCGGAGCCTTGATGACGAGGATGACGGGACCGTCCACAACAGCTGGATCCATGACTCACAACCATCTGACATaaaggtgggaggggggggagaaatcTGGAAGGTCCTCGTTTTCTAGATCTTCTCCCGGAACCATCGGTGCAAAGCTCCAGCGCTGATCATCTCCAGCCCTGAGGTTCCTCTGCAGGAGCCTGAGGTCAGAACATGATGTTAGCATGAGACCAGTAGCCTCATAGCTTCAGACATGACGGAGGAATAATGT encodes:
- the LOC117770258 gene encoding homocysteine-responsive endoplasmic reticulum-resident ubiquitin-like domain member 2 protein isoform X1 — translated: MDPAVVDGPVILVIKAPNQNYDDQTINCFQDWTVEKLKAHLSDVYPSKPSSKDQRLVYSGKLLLDHFTLKDVLRKQDEYHMLHLVCASRTPPSSPKPPRSHGNKPQENPASPTPFTNSNSPPTGPQPQSSTGESSDGPFPSHQMYSQFMHSWNQHPPQSYYSPMTLMWWQQLYARQYYMHYQLLAAAAASSQHLRPDQPPTQSHQADPLSQRPQADRRGNPEIQMNAQGGEILNEEDLNWDWLDWVYTFLRAAILLSIVYFYSSFSRFVMVMMAMLVLYLHQAGWFPFNLENELLLPGDRANQDDMEGELQNHDLQEMEGLMDDSSDDEGESGEEGADDPNSGPHAGFLASTWSFIVTFFMSLIPEGPPNAAN
- the LOC117770258 gene encoding homocysteine-responsive endoplasmic reticulum-resident ubiquitin-like domain member 2 protein isoform X2, translated to MDPAVVDGPVILVIKAPNQNYDDQTINCFQDWTVEKLKAHLSDVYPSKPSSKDQRLVYSGKLLLDHFTLKDVLRKDEYHMLHLVCASRTPPSSPKPPRSHGNKPQENPASPTPFTNSNSPPTGPQPQSSTGESSDGPFPSHQMYSQFMHSWNQHPPQSYYSPMTLMWWQQLYARQYYMHYQLLAAAAASSQHLRPDQPPTQSHQADPLSQRPQADRRGNPEIQMNAQGGEILNEEDLNWDWLDWVYTFLRAAILLSIVYFYSSFSRFVMVMMAMLVLYLHQAGWFPFNLENELLLPGDRANQDDMEGELQNHDLQEMEGLMDDSSDDEGESGEEGADDPNSGPHAGFLASTWSFIVTFFMSLIPEGPPNAAN